A window of the Arthrobacter sp. Marseille-P9274 genome harbors these coding sequences:
- a CDS encoding sigma-E factor regulatory protein RseB domain-containing protein — MARSSKRWLPAAVVPAVIAGGVVVGTVQAGAATDLPDKTPQEVLALAAGTDVRQLSGTVEQTSQLGLPQLPETQGTDSGPSAAATLDLLTGSHSARVYLDGHDKARMQVLDRLAERDVVRNGRDVWFYSSRQNEAVHALLPDRAAKESAPDKSKDDAGYTPERLASRFLEAVEPSTLVTVGEDVRVAGRDAYQLLLDPESADTLVDSVAIAVDSETGLPLSVDVQARGQQEPAFALAYTKLSLGAPDEGIFDFTPPAGASVTEHVVPDQAARHGDRNSRDYRADAQHPDGKATKTGDGWDTVVELSATSLPEGWADSPAMAQALRKVDGGRLLSTALVNVLLTDDGRVFAGSVTPERLQAAAEGR, encoded by the coding sequence ATGGCACGTTCATCAAAGCGCTGGCTGCCCGCTGCGGTGGTTCCCGCCGTGATCGCAGGCGGTGTCGTCGTCGGCACCGTCCAGGCGGGGGCTGCGACCGACCTGCCGGACAAGACACCCCAAGAGGTGCTGGCCCTGGCCGCCGGTACCGACGTCCGCCAGCTGTCCGGCACGGTGGAGCAGACCTCGCAGCTGGGCCTGCCGCAGCTGCCCGAGACCCAGGGAACGGATTCCGGGCCCTCCGCGGCCGCCACGCTGGACCTGCTGACCGGCTCGCACAGCGCCCGCGTCTACCTCGACGGACATGACAAGGCCCGCATGCAGGTGCTGGACCGGCTGGCCGAGCGGGACGTGGTCCGCAACGGCCGGGACGTCTGGTTCTACAGCTCCCGGCAGAATGAGGCGGTCCACGCGCTGCTGCCGGACCGCGCGGCCAAGGAATCCGCGCCGGACAAGTCCAAGGACGACGCCGGGTACACGCCGGAGAGGCTGGCCAGCCGTTTCCTCGAAGCGGTTGAGCCGAGCACCTTGGTGACCGTGGGCGAGGATGTCCGCGTCGCCGGGCGGGACGCCTACCAGCTGCTGCTGGATCCCGAGAGCGCCGACACGCTGGTCGATTCCGTCGCGATCGCCGTGGACTCCGAAACCGGCCTGCCGCTCAGCGTGGACGTGCAGGCGCGCGGGCAGCAGGAGCCGGCGTTCGCGCTGGCCTACACGAAGCTGAGCCTCGGCGCCCCGGACGAGGGGATCTTCGACTTCACGCCGCCGGCCGGCGCCAGCGTCACCGAACACGTCGTGCCGGACCAAGCCGCGAGGCACGGCGACCGGAACTCCCGGGACTACCGCGCGGACGCGCAGCACCCGGATGGCAAGGCGACGAAGACCGGAGACGGCTGGGACACCGTCGTCGAACTTTCTGCAACGAGCTTGCCGGAGGGATGGGCGGATTCGCCCGCCATGGCCCAAGCCCTGCGGAAAGTCGACGGCGGGCGGCTGCTGTCCACCGCGCTGGTGAACGTCCTGCTGACCGACGACGGCCGTGTGTTCGCCGGATCCGTCACCCCGGAGCGGCTGCAGGCGGCGGCGGAGGGCCGGTGA
- a CDS encoding acyl-CoA dehydrogenase family protein, with amino-acid sequence MGATRLLPSEEAQDLVELARELSGKELAPRAAAAERAGEFPREVYRTLGRAGLLSLPYAEEYGGGGQPAEVYLQVFEEIAAAWASVGVGASVHALCCFPLATFGTEVQRKTWLADMLSGETLGAYCLSEAHAGSDPSALRTRAVRRGDGYVISGAKAWTTHGGAADFYVVFARTSDDPRHGISCFLVPGGAEGLSAAPPEHKMGLTGSVTATMNFDGVYVPSERLIGREGQGLAIAFAALDSGRLGIAAVATGLAQAALDLAVSYAKEREVFGKPLIDHEGLAFLLADMAVGVETARAMYLSAARLRDAGRRYSREASIAKLVATDNAMAVTTNAVQVLGGAGYTQDFPAERYMREAKVMQIFEGTNQIQRLVISRQLGR; translated from the coding sequence ATGGGCGCAACACGGCTGCTGCCGTCGGAGGAGGCGCAGGACCTCGTGGAACTGGCCCGCGAGCTTTCCGGGAAGGAACTGGCGCCCCGGGCGGCCGCGGCCGAACGGGCCGGTGAATTCCCGCGGGAGGTCTACCGGACGCTGGGCCGGGCGGGCCTGCTGAGCCTTCCGTACGCAGAGGAATACGGAGGCGGCGGGCAGCCGGCCGAGGTCTACCTGCAGGTGTTCGAGGAGATCGCCGCGGCCTGGGCGAGCGTCGGCGTGGGCGCGAGCGTGCACGCGCTGTGCTGCTTCCCGCTCGCGACCTTCGGCACCGAAGTGCAGCGCAAGACGTGGCTGGCCGACATGCTGTCCGGCGAGACGCTGGGCGCCTACTGTCTGTCCGAGGCGCACGCCGGCTCCGATCCCTCGGCGCTTCGCACCCGGGCGGTGCGGCGCGGCGACGGCTACGTCATCAGCGGGGCGAAGGCATGGACGACGCACGGCGGCGCCGCGGACTTCTACGTCGTTTTCGCCCGCACGTCCGACGATCCGCGCCATGGTATCTCCTGTTTCCTGGTGCCCGGCGGCGCGGAGGGCCTGAGCGCGGCGCCGCCGGAGCACAAGATGGGCCTCACCGGATCCGTCACGGCCACCATGAATTTCGACGGCGTTTACGTGCCGTCCGAGCGACTCATCGGGCGGGAGGGGCAGGGCCTGGCGATCGCCTTCGCCGCTCTGGACTCCGGCCGGCTCGGCATCGCGGCCGTGGCCACCGGCTTGGCCCAGGCCGCCCTGGACCTGGCCGTCTCCTACGCGAAGGAGCGCGAGGTGTTCGGCAAGCCGCTGATCGACCATGAGGGCCTGGCCTTCCTGTTGGCGGACATGGCCGTCGGGGTGGAGACGGCGCGGGCCATGTACCTGTCGGCGGCCCGCCTGAGGGACGCCGGCCGCAGGTACAGCCGGGAGGCGTCGATCGCCAAACTCGTGGCCACGGACAACGCCATGGCGGTCACCACCAACGCCGTGCAGGTCCTCGGCGGCGCCGGCTATACCCAGGATTTCCCAGCCGAGCGGTACATGCGCGAGGCCAAGGTCATGCAGATCTTCGAGGGCACTAACCAGATCCAGCGCCTGGTGATCTCGCGGCAGCTCGGCCGCTGA
- a CDS encoding uracil-DNA glycosylase gives MAEEQYRAQQWERRFDSNIKAVNLLCDELSQEAGERPVPYVDPMHDLDECRIVSLSSTPGAGVESGFISCENDDDSAARLAAVYEEVGLEPRFVMPWNVYPWYVADKQDAKLTKAQITEGLQPFRRFLKTVERASAVVAHGAEAHKLAGMLDRTADRHLFARGFKIYRVRSAGGRAFIGSPEQQQAWLLEMRDAYWDAMGRAGIRPAR, from the coding sequence ATGGCTGAAGAACAATACCGGGCACAGCAATGGGAACGGCGGTTCGATTCCAATATCAAGGCCGTCAACCTCCTCTGCGACGAGCTGAGCCAGGAAGCCGGGGAGCGGCCCGTCCCGTATGTGGACCCGATGCACGACCTGGACGAGTGCCGCATCGTCAGCCTGTCGTCGACCCCGGGAGCGGGCGTCGAATCGGGCTTCATCTCCTGCGAGAACGACGATGACAGCGCCGCCCGCCTCGCGGCCGTGTACGAAGAGGTCGGCCTCGAACCCCGCTTCGTGATGCCGTGGAACGTCTACCCCTGGTATGTCGCCGACAAGCAGGACGCCAAGCTCACGAAGGCGCAGATCACCGAGGGCCTACAGCCCTTCCGGCGGTTCCTGAAGACGGTCGAACGTGCTTCCGCCGTCGTGGCGCACGGCGCCGAAGCCCATAAGCTCGCCGGCATGCTGGACCGGACGGCGGACCGGCATCTCTTCGCCCGCGGGTTCAAGATCTACCGCGTCAGGTCCGCCGGGGGCCGTGCGTTCATCGGCAGCCCTGAGCAGCAGCAGGCGTGGCTGCTGGAGATGCGGGACGCTTACTGGGATGCCATGGGCCGGGCGGGAATTCGTCCCGCCCGCTAA
- a CDS encoding ChaB family protein: MPKTDKSGKPKKSELPSTLKKSGKKAQETFAKAHDSAAKTYGDEERAHRVGYSALKHTHEKVGDHWEPKDHPGPSDQQAKGGKDTARPTKGGVDANASKEHLYDLAKKLDVPGRSKMNKTELVDAVKKANDRETRKSR; this comes from the coding sequence ATGCCGAAGACGGACAAGAGCGGCAAGCCGAAGAAAAGCGAACTGCCGAGCACGCTGAAGAAGTCCGGCAAGAAGGCCCAGGAGACGTTTGCCAAGGCCCACGATTCCGCCGCCAAGACCTACGGCGACGAGGAGCGCGCCCACCGGGTCGGCTACAGCGCGCTGAAGCACACACATGAGAAGGTCGGCGACCATTGGGAGCCCAAGGACCACCCCGGCCCCTCGGACCAGCAGGCCAAAGGCGGCAAGGACACCGCGCGTCCCACCAAGGGCGGCGTCGACGCGAACGCCTCCAAGGAGCACCTCTACGACCTGGCCAAGAAGCTGGACGTGCCCGGCCGGTCCAAGATGAACAAGACGGAACTGGTGGACGCCGTCAAGAAGGCGAACGACCGGGAAACCCGCAAGTCGCGCTGA
- a CDS encoding S1C family serine protease: MNAIPEPRIEPSRDAVDPLDSYSESVVRIAETVTPHVAAVQMEARRRDKTFPTGAGSAVVFTEDGYLLTNAHVVVNADGGHAAFADGTRTEVDVIGADPLSDLAVLRGRLTVPQPVELGDAGRLRVGQLVVAVGNPLGLAGSVTAGVVSALGRSIPVAAGRNRRVIEDVIQTDAALNPGSSGGALADTAGRVVGINTAVAGIGLGLAVPINSTTRRIISALLVDGRVRRAYLGLVSMPVPLSARDGLRTGERQGLRVVEVLPGSPAERAGLRAGDLVVRAGGQPLANAQSLQRLLFADAIGAEFPLDVLRDGGLRELIAVPQEMSAG; the protein is encoded by the coding sequence GTGAACGCGATCCCAGAACCACGGATTGAGCCGTCCCGCGATGCCGTCGATCCGCTGGATTCGTACTCCGAATCGGTGGTCCGGATCGCGGAGACCGTGACGCCGCACGTCGCGGCCGTGCAGATGGAAGCACGACGCCGGGACAAGACTTTCCCGACCGGCGCGGGCTCTGCTGTGGTCTTCACGGAGGACGGTTATCTGCTCACCAACGCGCATGTGGTGGTGAACGCCGACGGCGGGCACGCGGCCTTCGCCGACGGAACCCGGACCGAGGTCGACGTGATCGGCGCGGATCCGCTGTCCGATCTGGCCGTGCTGCGCGGGCGGCTCACCGTGCCGCAGCCGGTCGAGCTGGGCGACGCCGGGCGGCTGCGGGTCGGACAGCTGGTGGTCGCGGTGGGCAATCCGCTGGGCCTGGCCGGCTCCGTGACCGCGGGCGTGGTCAGCGCGCTTGGCCGCTCCATTCCGGTGGCCGCCGGCCGGAACCGGCGCGTGATCGAGGACGTGATCCAGACGGACGCCGCGCTGAATCCGGGCAGCTCGGGCGGCGCGCTGGCCGACACGGCCGGGCGGGTGGTCGGCATCAACACCGCCGTCGCCGGAATCGGGCTGGGCCTGGCCGTGCCGATCAACAGCACCACCCGGCGCATCATCTCCGCCCTGCTGGTCGACGGGCGCGTGCGCCGCGCCTACCTTGGCCTGGTCAGCATGCCCGTTCCGCTGTCCGCGCGGGATGGCCTCAGGACCGGCGAGCGGCAGGGGCTCCGCGTGGTCGAAGTGCTGCCGGGCTCTCCCGCCGAACGTGCCGGGCTGCGCGCCGGCGACCTGGTGGTCCGGGCGGGCGGCCAGCCGCTGGCGAATGCGCAGAGCCTGCAGCGCCTGCTCTTCGCCGACGCGATCGGCGCCGAGTTCCCGCTGGACGTGCTGCGCGACGGCGGCCTTCGCGAGCTCATCGCCGTGCCGCAGGAGATGTCCGCGGGCTAG
- a CDS encoding DUF2637 domain-containing protein, whose product MSSGKIPNEPHKAVLWTAVGATVVIAIGAFVLSFAALTDLAQRSGIEAHLAWIWPIIVDGMIVAATVAIVALNGHDRRAMIYPWALLFFGAIVSTAANSVHAILTVDRLATDIPPLVSALVAAMPPVVLLAITHLTVHMYQKQAEVAQLRAEEQALAEAELAASGYYAHEYEEDWQLAEVDEARLADAAYGAAPDLEPAMPPAPARKPQARPAAGTGEDAGRPLPSDGAAPLYDETVQALAPAGLEQESAREDARA is encoded by the coding sequence ATGAGCAGCGGAAAGATTCCGAACGAACCTCACAAGGCGGTGCTGTGGACCGCCGTCGGCGCCACGGTGGTCATCGCCATCGGCGCTTTCGTGCTGTCCTTCGCGGCGCTGACGGATCTGGCGCAGCGGTCGGGCATCGAGGCGCACCTGGCGTGGATCTGGCCGATCATCGTGGACGGCATGATCGTGGCGGCGACCGTGGCCATCGTCGCGCTCAACGGCCACGACCGCCGGGCGATGATCTATCCGTGGGCGTTGCTGTTCTTCGGGGCGATCGTCTCGACGGCGGCGAACTCGGTGCATGCGATCCTGACGGTCGACAGGCTGGCCACGGACATTCCGCCGCTGGTGTCCGCGCTGGTGGCGGCAATGCCTCCCGTGGTGCTGCTTGCCATCACCCACCTGACCGTGCACATGTACCAGAAACAGGCCGAGGTGGCCCAGCTGCGTGCGGAGGAGCAGGCGCTCGCGGAGGCAGAGCTGGCTGCGAGCGGCTACTACGCGCACGAGTATGAAGAGGACTGGCAGCTTGCCGAGGTGGACGAGGCGCGCCTGGCGGACGCAGCATACGGGGCGGCGCCGGACCTGGAGCCGGCCATGCCGCCCGCGCCGGCCCGCAAGCCTCAGGCCCGGCCTGCCGCCGGGACGGGCGAGGATGCCGGGCGGCCCCTGCCGTCGGACGGCGCGGCGCCGCTCTACGACGAGACGGTCCAGGCGCTGGCTCCGGCCGGGCTGGAGCAGGAATCGGCGCGGGAGGATGCGCGGGCCTAA
- the cofD gene encoding 2-phospho-L-lactate transferase, producing the protein MEKITVLSGGVGGARFVQGLLAHLAGAYPSDAGQESAVDVTVIANTGDDMWLNGLRVCPDLDTLMYTLGGGIDESQGWGRTDDSRRTAREIAAYGRGWDWFTLGDLDLGTHIVRSELLREGATLSEATEFLCRRWQPGVNLLPMSDEPVETHVRLAETVDGHLEGDLIHFEEWWVRYRAGVPAAGFVQVGLESATAAPDVVDAILDADVVLVPPSNPVVSVGTILAVPGIREAICNTSAPVVGVSPIIGGSAVRGMADQCLAVIGVTSSAAAVGLHYGARSAGGLLDGWLVDTADEAALAPLRDAGIHSVATPLWMTDTPLTAAIVSEALALAEQSGAQHKSPAHRPRLASPAII; encoded by the coding sequence GTGGAAAAAATAACCGTCTTGTCCGGCGGAGTCGGAGGCGCGCGTTTCGTGCAAGGACTACTGGCGCATTTGGCAGGAGCATATCCTTCCGACGCCGGTCAGGAATCCGCGGTGGACGTAACTGTTATCGCCAACACCGGTGACGACATGTGGCTAAACGGACTCCGGGTGTGTCCGGACCTTGACACCCTTATGTACACTCTGGGCGGCGGAATCGACGAGAGCCAGGGCTGGGGCCGGACGGATGACAGCCGGCGGACGGCTCGCGAGATTGCCGCCTACGGGCGGGGCTGGGACTGGTTTACGCTTGGCGACCTTGACCTCGGAACCCATATTGTCCGCTCCGAACTCCTGCGGGAGGGCGCGACGTTGAGCGAAGCGACCGAATTCTTGTGTCGGCGCTGGCAGCCCGGCGTGAACCTTCTGCCCATGAGCGACGAGCCGGTGGAGACCCACGTTCGGCTGGCCGAGACGGTGGACGGGCATCTGGAAGGAGACCTTATCCATTTCGAGGAATGGTGGGTCAGGTACCGGGCAGGCGTCCCCGCGGCCGGATTCGTCCAAGTGGGGCTGGAGTCGGCCACCGCGGCACCGGACGTTGTCGACGCGATCCTGGACGCCGACGTCGTGCTGGTCCCGCCATCCAACCCGGTGGTATCCGTGGGCACCATACTGGCCGTGCCTGGCATCCGCGAAGCCATATGCAATACAAGCGCTCCGGTTGTGGGCGTCTCCCCCATCATCGGCGGCTCCGCGGTACGCGGCATGGCGGACCAGTGTCTGGCAGTCATCGGGGTGACGTCCAGCGCGGCCGCTGTCGGACTGCATTACGGCGCCAGAAGCGCCGGCGGACTGCTGGACGGCTGGCTAGTGGATACGGCAGACGAAGCTGCCCTTGCACCGCTCAGGGATGCCGGGATCCACTCGGTCGCTACGCCGCTCTGGATGACCGATACTCCGCTGACGGCCGCCATCGTCTCTGAAGCCCTCGCTCTGGCCGAGCAATCGGGCGCGCAGCATAAAAGTCCCGCCCACCGGCCTCGCCTTGCCAGCCCCGCAATTATCTGA